Proteins encoded in a region of the Acomys russatus chromosome 14, mAcoRus1.1, whole genome shotgun sequence genome:
- the Pou2af1 gene encoding POU domain class 2-associating factor 1 isoform X2, producing MLWQKSPEQAPAPPRPYQGVRVKEPVKELLRRKRGHASGGAAGPPTAVVLPHQPLATYSTVVTEEGTLCAGWLSQSAPATLQPLAPWTPYTEYVPHEAVSCPYSTDMYVQPVCPSYTVVGPSSVLTYASPPLITNVTPRNTATPTVGPQLEGPEHQAPLTYFSWPQPLSTLPTPGLQYQPPAPALPGPQFVQLPISIPEPVLQDMDDPRRAINSLTIDKLLLEEEESNTYELNHTLSVEGF from the exons CTCCAGAGCAAGCTCCTGCCCCACCACGGCCATACCAGGGTGTTCGAGTCAAGGAGCCAGTAAAAGAGCTACTAAGGAGAAAGCGTGGCCATGCCAGCGGTGGGGCAGCTGGCCCACCAACTGCG GTGGTACTGCCCCACCAGCCCCTGGCGACCTACAGCACAGTGG TGACAGAGGAGGGGACATTGTGTGCTGGCTGGCTCTCTCAATCTGCTCCGGCCACTCTTCAGCCCTTGGCCCCATGGACACCTTACACGGAGTATGTGCCTCACGAAGCTGTCAGCTGCCCCTACTCTACTGACATGTATGTGCAGCCCGTGTGTCCCAGCTACACAGTGGTGGGACCCTCCTCGGTGCTGACCTATGCTTCCCCGCCACTCATTACTAATGTCACG CCAAGGAACACAGCTACGCCCACGGTGGGGCCCCAGCTGGAGGGCCCCGAGCACCAGGCGCCCCTCACCTATTTCTCGTGGCCTCAGCCTCTTTCCACACTGCCCACCCCCGGTCTGCAGTACCAACCTCCAGCCCCGGCTCTGCCTGGGCCCCAGTTCGTCCAGCTCCCAATCTCTATCCCAGAGCCAGTCCTTCAGGACATGGATGACCCCAGAAGGGCCATCAACTCCCTGACCATCGACAAGCTGCtactggaggaagaagaaagcaacacGTATGAGCTTAACCACACCCTCTCGGTGGAAGGCTTTTAG
- the Pou2af1 gene encoding POU domain class 2-associating factor 1 isoform X1, which produces MLWQKSPEQAPAPPRPYQGVRVKEPVKELLRRKRGHASGGAAGPPTAVVLPHQPLATYSTVGPSCLDMEVSASTVTEEGTLCAGWLSQSAPATLQPLAPWTPYTEYVPHEAVSCPYSTDMYVQPVCPSYTVVGPSSVLTYASPPLITNVTPRNTATPTVGPQLEGPEHQAPLTYFSWPQPLSTLPTPGLQYQPPAPALPGPQFVQLPISIPEPVLQDMDDPRRAINSLTIDKLLLEEEESNTYELNHTLSVEGF; this is translated from the exons CTCCAGAGCAAGCTCCTGCCCCACCACGGCCATACCAGGGTGTTCGAGTCAAGGAGCCAGTAAAAGAGCTACTAAGGAGAAAGCGTGGCCATGCCAGCGGTGGGGCAGCTGGCCCACCAACTGCG GTGGTACTGCCCCACCAGCCCCTGGCGACCTACAGCACAGTGG GTCCTTCCTGTCTTGACATGGAGGTTTCTGCTTCCACAGTGACAGAGGAGGGGACATTGTGTGCTGGCTGGCTCTCTCAATCTGCTCCGGCCACTCTTCAGCCCTTGGCCCCATGGACACCTTACACGGAGTATGTGCCTCACGAAGCTGTCAGCTGCCCCTACTCTACTGACATGTATGTGCAGCCCGTGTGTCCCAGCTACACAGTGGTGGGACCCTCCTCGGTGCTGACCTATGCTTCCCCGCCACTCATTACTAATGTCACG CCAAGGAACACAGCTACGCCCACGGTGGGGCCCCAGCTGGAGGGCCCCGAGCACCAGGCGCCCCTCACCTATTTCTCGTGGCCTCAGCCTCTTTCCACACTGCCCACCCCCGGTCTGCAGTACCAACCTCCAGCCCCGGCTCTGCCTGGGCCCCAGTTCGTCCAGCTCCCAATCTCTATCCCAGAGCCAGTCCTTCAGGACATGGATGACCCCAGAAGGGCCATCAACTCCCTGACCATCGACAAGCTGCtactggaggaagaagaaagcaacacGTATGAGCTTAACCACACCCTCTCGGTGGAAGGCTTTTAG